Genomic window (Synechococcus sp. LA31):
TGGATCTGTCCTGCGAAAAAATCATCGAAACGGCCGATCACACCGCTGCAACCGCGATCGGTCCGATTCCCCTGCCCACCAAGCGCAAGATCTATTGCGTACTGCGCTCGCCCCACGTGGACAAGGACTCCCGTGAACACTTCGAGACCCGCACCCACCGCCGCATCATTGATATCTACAGCCCTTCGGCTAAAACCATCGATGCGCTGATGAAGCTGGATCTCCCCAGCGGCGTCGACATCGAGGTGAAGCTCTGATCCGCTGACTCACCGAGAGATCAGCACCTGGCCCGCCCGTTGGCGGGCTTTTTCATGGCCGGCTCACCCAGCCCCGCCGTCCGGCACCTCTGCCTAGGATTCACTCCACCACGACGTTCTGCCACGTGACGCAACTGGCTGTGCGCGAGCTGCCACTGTTCCCGTTGCCGGATGTGGTGCTGTTTCCGCAGGAAGTGCTGCCTCTGCACATCTTCGAGCCGCGCTATCGGATGATGCTGCGCACCGTGCTCGACACCGATCGGCGATTTGGGGTGGTGCGCTGGGACCCTCAGGAAGGCCGGATGGCCGATGTGGGTTGCTGCGCGGAGATCCTCCAGTGCCAGACCCAGTCGGACGACCGCAGCAACATCGTGACCCTGGGCCAGCAACGCTTTCGCGTGCTCGAGGTGGTGCGGGAGGCACCATTCAAGGTGGGCCTCGTGAGCTGGATTGAAGACGACGACCCCCAGAGCCAGGATGAGCTCAGCACCCTCTCCACAGAGGTGGAAAAGGCCCTGCGTGATGTGGTGGAACTCACCGGCAAACTGATGGGTAAGCCCACCAGCCTCCCTACCGACCTGCCCGATCTGCCGCGAGAGCTGTCCTTTTGGATCGGATCCCACCTGGGCGGTCCGGTGGCCGATCAACAACAAACTTTGCTGGAAATCACCGACACCCACGAGCGTCTGCGCCAGGAATTCGACCTACTCGATGAAACCCGGCGTCAGCTTGCGGCGCGCACCGTGCTGCAAGACACCTTTCGCGATCTGAACGATTCCAGCGCCGGCGAGGAGCGCTGATTCCTCCATGCACTTCATTGCTGTGCTCTCGCCGCTGGCGGGAGGTTTGATGCTCGCTGCTGCCGTGCTGGCGGGAGCTCTGTTGGTCGGATTACTGGTGTGGTCGTGGCGTGATCGCGCCTTTGAGAGCACGGCCAGCGTGGCTGATGCCTACGACCGCTGGACCGACGACCGGTTGTTGGAGCGCCTCTGGGGCGAGCACGTGCACCTGGGCCACTACGGCACCCCGCCGCGGCGCCGGGATTTCCGCCGCGCCAAGGAAGATTTCGTGCACGAACTGGTGCGCTGGAGTGGGCTCGATCAATTACCCCCTGGCAGCCGCGTGCTCGATGTGGGCTGCGGCATCGGCGGCAGCGCACGCATCCTCGCCCGTGACTACGGCCTCGATGTGCTCGGCATCAGCATCAGCCCAGGCCAGATCCGCCGTGCCCAAGAGCTCACGCCCGCAGGCTTGAGCTGCCGCTTCGCCGTGATGGATGCTCTCGATCTTGATCTGCCGGACGCCGGCTTCGATGCCGTGTGGAGTGTGGAAGCCGGTCCCCACATGCCGGATAAACAGCGCTACGCGGATGAATTACTGCGGGTGCTCAAGCCAGGCGGCCGATTAGCCGTAGCCGACTGGAATCGCCGTGATCCGGGTGTTCGCCCACTCAATGGCCTGGAGCGCTGGGTGATGCACCAATTACTGGTGCAGTGGGCACACCCGGAATTCGCCAGCATTCCCGGTTTTCAACGCAACCTCGAACAAAGCCGCTGGGGTGCTCAGGGCCCATCTCCCCTGCGCGTGGAGGTCGACGACTGGAGCCGCGAAACGCTGCCCTCATGGATCGATTCAGTTCTGGAGGGGATCCGACGCCCCGCAACTGTGTTGGGCCTGGGCCCCAAGGCGGTACTGATGGGCTTACGCGAAACTCCCACCCTGCTGCTGATGCACTGGGGTTTCGCCACCGGAATGATGCAGTTCGGTGTGTTCAGAGCCAAGAAGCCTGCCTAAGCCTGATCGAGTTGGGTGATCGGGTATGCCCCAAACACCGCCAGGTGCTCGCATAGCGGCCTGAGCTGATCGAGAGCCTGGAGCAACGGCTCTTGCCCACTGGGCAGCTCCAGGTCCACAAAGAAAATGTATTCGCCCATCTCCCGCTTGGAGGGCCGCGATTCGATGCGCGTCATGTTGAGCTGGCGGTGGGCAAAGCAGGTGAGGGCCTCCAAAAGGGCACCGGGCTGGTTCGCATGCAGCGAAAAGGCCAAGCTGGCCATGGGCCCATTGAGGCTGCGCTCCCCCTGGCGCAGCAGCAGAAAGCGGGTGCTGTTACCCACCACATCGTTGATCGGGTAGGCCAGCACCTCAAGGCCGTGCTCCTCGGCAGCCTGCAACGACGCCACGGCGGCACGGAAGCGGCTACCCGCCACCATCCGCGCCGCATCCGCGGTGGAACTCGTGGGAAGTTGCAGCGCGCTGGGCAAGTTGTCGCCCAGCCATTGGCTGCACTGGGCCAGCGCCTGGGGATGGGAGAGAACCTCGCTCACCCCTTCCAGCGGGCCACTACCCAGCAGGGCATGGCGGATCGGCAAAACCAAAGCCCGTCCCACCCGCAGCTCAGGGTGCGCCCAAAGGGCATCCATACACGCGGTCACCCCGCCTTCCACAGAGTTCTCCACCGGAACCACCGCGGCGTCGCAGCGTCCTTCCGCCAGGGCCTTCACCACAGCGCGGATGCCCACCTGAGGCAGCAATTGTGGTGCTGCGATGGCCTCGAGCTCACACAGCCGCAGCGCCGCTTGCTCGCCATAGGTACCGACTGGACCAAGAAATGCGATGCGCATACAGGCGGAGCAGGCTGTGCTGGATAGGATCATGGCGCCCCGGCCGTTGAGCAATGCCCCTGGCCTTCAGCGCCAGCCAAGCCTTGCAGCTGTCGGTGAAGCAGCATGCGGATCAACTGCCGGCCTACCTCGACGACGAGGAGCGATTGATCGGAGCCCTGCTTGATCCCAGCCAGCTCGAGAAGCTGGGAGAAGGTCGCTATCGCTATACCGTGACCCGGCTGCAGGTGTTTCAGCTCCAGATCCAACCGGTGGTGGAACTGGTGGCACGCCGCCATGCCAACCGCATCGAGCTTGAAGCGGTGGATTGTGAGCTCGAAGGGCTCGGCATCGTGGATGATTTCCAGCTCAGCCTTGAATCCTGGCTGGAAGCCAGCGACCAGGGGGTCCATGGCGAGGCTGCCCTGGCGGTGAGCGTGAGCCAGCCAAGCCTGCTGAAGCTGATCCCGGTCAAGATGCTCGAGGCCACCGGCCGCTCACTGCTCGCGGGCATCCTGCTGGGCATCAAAACCAGGGTGCAGCAGCAGCTACTCGACGATTTCGAGGCCTGGTGCCTGGCGCCAGTCGGCCGCTAAGCGGGCAACACCTTCCGTAGAAACGAGCGCCTGTGCAGAGGTGTTGGGCCGTGGTCCAGCAGCGCCTGGCGGTGCACGGCTGTGCCATAGCCAGCGTGACGCTCGAGGCCATAGGCGGGGTAGCTCACCGCCAGGCGGGTGATCAGGGCATCACGAGCTTGTTTGGCGAGCACGCTGGCCGCAGCAATCTCTAGGTGTTCACAATCGCCGCGCACCACGGTCTGTTGCGGGCCGCTCCAAAGGCGCAGCGCTAACACCCCGTCTACCAGCACCAGCTCAGGCAGCGGAGCTGCCAACTTCTGCAACGCCCGCAGCATGGCCCGTTCGGTGGCTGCGCGGATGCCGAAGCGATCGATCTCACGCGCTGAGGCCTGGCCCAATGCCCAGGCGCGGGCCTGCTGCTGGATCAGGGGCACCAACTGGGCTCGGCGGCGGGCCGTGAGCTTCTTGCTGTCGGTAAGACCAGCTGCAGCAAGGCTGGGGTGGGCGTCAGGTGGAAGGATCACTGCACCGGCAAACACCGGTCCAAACCAGCAGCCACGGCCCACTTCATCCACACCGGCGATGCAGCGCCGGCCCTGATCGCTCACTCGGTCGCTGAGGAGCGGCGGCGGCGGCGGCGGGGCTCGCCGGTGTCGTCTTCGGCGGCTTCGGCGTTAGCCGCAGGCTCCTCAACGGCAGGCATTACAGCCACAGCGGCAGCGCCCACAGCGGGAGCATCGTTACGCCGGCGGCTGCGCACACGGCGGCCATTGGAGGCTTCAGCGGCAGGTTCTGCAGAGGCAACACCGAGCTCTAGGCCGCTATCGGGCAGCACCGGCACAGTGGGGAAGGTTTCCACCGGCAGCGGCGTGATCTCCACCGTGACCGGCAGGGTCGCCGTGTCCCGTTCAGCCGAAGCACCGTGGCCATTTGCAGGAGCTGGGCTGGAGGCACCATTGGCGCCGCGTCCCCTGCGCCGGCGGCGAGGGCCGGAGGCTGCCAGCTGCTGACGGGCCTCCTCCAGCACCGCTTCAGCGTCTTCCCCAGGACGAACCACGCGCACCACCAGATTGTCGGCCGCCGGCACAGGATCCAACAGCAACGTGGGATTCAGGCCAAGCCAGCCGTAGACCAATTCCTGCTCGGCATCCATCGGCACAGCCACAAGCTGCGGCTCTGGGCGGCGTGAGCTGGGTTCTGCCGGCGTGGTGGCCGCCTCATGGGATAGGCCAGCGGTAGTGGTGTCATCGAGGCTGATCAACTCTGGAGCGTCAGCCGCGCCGCGCGCACCGCGGCCACCACGGCGGCGGCGACCACCACTGGATTCAGCCGCTGCAGGGCTCAGCACCTCAGCGCGAGCCGAAGCAGCCGAGCGCACCAGGCCAGGAGCTGCTGCCAGGGGCTGCAGGCTGTCCTTGCCAGGCAGCACAGCCACGTGGCCAAGCCCACCGCAGCTGGGACAAGCCCGTCCAAACAGTTCGTAGATGTTCTGGCCTTGGCGCTTACGGGTGAGCTCCACCAGACCCAATTCGCTGATCTGGGCGATCTGGGGGCGTGCGGAATCCGGGCGAATCGCTGCGGTGAAGTGCTCCAGCAGTTGCAGTTGATCGCGACGCGACTCCATATCAATGAAGTCGATGATCACCACGCCGCCGATGTTGCGCAGCTTCAGCTGACGGGCAATTTCAGTGGCGGCCTCATAGTTGGTCCACAGCACGGTTTCCCGTGCGTTAGCGGAGCGGGTGAAGGAACCCGAGTTCACGTCGATCACCGTGAGCGCCTCAGTGGGCTCGATGATCACGTAGCCGCCGGAGGGCAGATCCACGCGCGGCTTGAGGGCGTCGTGGATCGCGGCATTCACCTTGAAGGCTTCCAGGATCTCCGTGGAATCCAGGTGCTGCTCCACCACCACCTGGCTTTGATCAGCCCCAAGGAAGGCATTGACCCTGCCAACACCATCAGGGCTGTCGAGCACGATGCGTGCCACATCCAAGGTGGAGTGGTCGCGCAGGATGCGATGAATAAAGTCTTCATCGCGATTGAGCAGAACCGGCGGCGTGGCGGTTTCCGCTGCGGTCTGAATCGCTTCCCACTGGCGCAGCAGCGCTTCGAGGTCGTCGATGAGCAAGTCTTCGCTGACCCCTTCCGCTTCGGTGCGAATCAACAGCCCCGCACCAGGGGGCTTGATCAGCACACCGAGGGCACGCAGACGATTCCGTTCGCTTTCGGCATTGATCCGGCGGGAGATATTCACCCCCTGCCCGTGGGGCTGCAGGATCAGAAAACGCCCGGGCAGGGCGAGATTGCCAGTAAGGCGCGGTCCCTTGGTGCCGGTGGGCTCCTTCATCACCTGCACCAGCACCTTCTGGCGGGGCTCGAGCAGCTCAGTGATGCCGAGGGTGCCTTTCTTGAGGCGCAGCGGGCCGAGATCGGTGACGTGAATGAAGCCGTTTTTCTCGCCTTCGCCGATATTCACGAAAGCGGCATCGATGCCCGGCAACACGTTTTCAACGGTACCGAGATACACATCGCCGATCTGATAGCGGCCCTGGGCCACCACCAGTTCATCAACACGATCATCGGTGAGCACCGCGGCGATGCGCAGCTGCTCGGCGATGACGATCTGCTGAGGCATGGAAGGTCAGGAGAGGGCCAGCGGGAAGCAGGCCAGGAACAGAGACATGAAGAGGCGCTCAGCGCCGCACGCCTGATCCAGTCGGGCTAACCCACATCGCCGATGCGGGAACCGGAAGGGAGCAGCAGTGCTGGAAAAACTCAGTTGAAACGCCGGGTATGACAACGGCGGCAGGCCAATGGCCTCGATCGTGATTGGGCCTAGGGCCCGGTGCTTGCGGAGTCCTGATCTGATCGGAACCCGTCTGAACGGTGCCGCTAGGGCAGGTTTCAGGAAGAGAGGTTCGAGAAAACTGCTGCGGGACCAAGCGATGATGCCGGGCTAGTTAGCCGAGCTTGCGCCTGGTTCTACCGATGAACTGAAGTTAGCACGGGCGTTTTCAAGCGTTAGCGCCCTGCCGCAGCTGCAGTGATTCGCGCCGAAGGCTCAC
Coding sequences:
- a CDS encoding methyltransferase domain-containing protein, with translation MHFIAVLSPLAGGLMLAAAVLAGALLVGLLVWSWRDRAFESTASVADAYDRWTDDRLLERLWGEHVHLGHYGTPPRRRDFRRAKEDFVHELVRWSGLDQLPPGSRVLDVGCGIGGSARILARDYGLDVLGISISPGQIRRAQELTPAGLSCRFAVMDALDLDLPDAGFDAVWSVEAGPHMPDKQRYADELLRVLKPGGRLAVADWNRRDPGVRPLNGLERWVMHQLLVQWAHPEFASIPGFQRNLEQSRWGAQGPSPLRVEVDDWSRETLPSWIDSVLEGIRRPATVLGLGPKAVLMGLRETPTLLLMHWGFATGMMQFGVFRAKKPA
- a CDS encoding LON peptidase substrate-binding domain-containing protein is translated as MTQLAVRELPLFPLPDVVLFPQEVLPLHIFEPRYRMMLRTVLDTDRRFGVVRWDPQEGRMADVGCCAEILQCQTQSDDRSNIVTLGQQRFRVLEVVREAPFKVGLVSWIEDDDPQSQDELSTLSTEVEKALRDVVELTGKLMGKPTSLPTDLPDLPRELSFWIGSHLGGPVADQQQTLLEITDTHERLRQEFDLLDETRRQLAARTVLQDTFRDLNDSSAGEER
- the rpsJ gene encoding 30S ribosomal protein S10 gives rise to the protein MSTAIAQQKIRIRLKAFDRRMLDLSCEKIIETADHTAATAIGPIPLPTKRKIYCVLRSPHVDKDSREHFETRTHRRIIDIYSPSAKTIDALMKLDLPSGVDIEVKL
- a CDS encoding ribonuclease HII, coding for MSDQGRRCIAGVDEVGRGCWFGPVFAGAVILPPDAHPSLAAAGLTDSKKLTARRRAQLVPLIQQQARAWALGQASAREIDRFGIRAATERAMLRALQKLAAPLPELVLVDGVLALRLWSGPQQTVVRGDCEHLEIAAASVLAKQARDALITRLAVSYPAYGLERHAGYGTAVHRQALLDHGPTPLHRRSFLRKVLPA
- the pheA gene encoding prephenate dehydratase, producing the protein MRIAFLGPVGTYGEQAALRLCELEAIAAPQLLPQVGIRAVVKALAEGRCDAAVVPVENSVEGGVTACMDALWAHPELRVGRALVLPIRHALLGSGPLEGVSEVLSHPQALAQCSQWLGDNLPSALQLPTSSTADAARMVAGSRFRAAVASLQAAEEHGLEVLAYPINDVVGNSTRFLLLRQGERSLNGPMASLAFSLHANQPGALLEALTCFAHRQLNMTRIESRPSKREMGEYIFFVDLELPSGQEPLLQALDQLRPLCEHLAVFGAYPITQLDQA
- a CDS encoding DUF1997 domain-containing protein, encoding MPLAFSASQALQLSVKQHADQLPAYLDDEERLIGALLDPSQLEKLGEGRYRYTVTRLQVFQLQIQPVVELVARRHANRIELEAVDCELEGLGIVDDFQLSLESWLEASDQGVHGEAALAVSVSQPSLLKLIPVKMLEATGRSLLAGILLGIKTRVQQQLLDDFEAWCLAPVGR
- a CDS encoding Rne/Rng family ribonuclease, with product MPQQIVIAEQLRIAAVLTDDRVDELVVAQGRYQIGDVYLGTVENVLPGIDAAFVNIGEGEKNGFIHVTDLGPLRLKKGTLGITELLEPRQKVLVQVMKEPTGTKGPRLTGNLALPGRFLILQPHGQGVNISRRINAESERNRLRALGVLIKPPGAGLLIRTEAEGVSEDLLIDDLEALLRQWEAIQTAAETATPPVLLNRDEDFIHRILRDHSTLDVARIVLDSPDGVGRVNAFLGADQSQVVVEQHLDSTEILEAFKVNAAIHDALKPRVDLPSGGYVIIEPTEALTVIDVNSGSFTRSANARETVLWTNYEAATEIARQLKLRNIGGVVIIDFIDMESRRDQLQLLEHFTAAIRPDSARPQIAQISELGLVELTRKRQGQNIYELFGRACPSCGGLGHVAVLPGKDSLQPLAAAPGLVRSAASARAEVLSPAAAESSGGRRRRGGRGARGAADAPELISLDDTTTAGLSHEAATTPAEPSSRRPEPQLVAVPMDAEQELVYGWLGLNPTLLLDPVPAADNLVVRVVRPGEDAEAVLEEARQQLAASGPRRRRRGRGANGASSPAPANGHGASAERDTATLPVTVEITPLPVETFPTVPVLPDSGLELGVASAEPAAEASNGRRVRSRRRNDAPAVGAAAVAVMPAVEEPAANAEAAEDDTGEPRRRRRRSSATE